CGCGGAGCTGTCGCCGACGAGATCGGTCTGGACGTAGGTGCGCTCTGTGAAATGCCAGCGGCCCGCGTCATCCCGGGCAAAGCGATCGCGGTAGCGGCCCGATGCGACCACCTGCAGCGGGAAGCCGGGCGCCGCCTGGATTACGGTCCACTGGCTCTGGCACGTCGCGCACGCGCCATCGTCCGACAGTTCGATGATCGGATTGGTGGTGATGTGCCGGGTAAGAGGCTTGCCATCGTAGGTTTTCACCCACGTCTTCCACATGGCCAGAATGCTGTCGCGCCCGGCGATCCGCTGGCCCCCGGCGATCACGCACCCCTTGTCGAACAGCGCGGCGGCGCCGGCGAAGTCGCCGTCGTCGAAGCGCATCGCGTATTGGTAAAGCAGGTTTGGAATGGCGATCGCCGGTTCCATTA
This region of Tsuneonella aeria genomic DNA includes:
- a CDS encoding nuclear transport factor 2 family protein, with product MEPAIAIPNLLYQYAMRFDDGDFAGAAALFDKGCVIAGGQRIAGRDSILAMWKTWVKTYDGKPLTRHITTNPIIELSDDGACATCQSQWTVIQAAPGFPLQVVASGRYRDRFARDDAGRWHFTERTYVQTDLVGDSSAHTLQALG